The DNA window TGGCAGACCAGGATCTCGGCGCCGCTGTCGGCGAGGATGTAGGCGACCTCTTCCGCCTTCAGATGCCAGTTGATCGGCACCACGGGGCTGCCGAGGGCGGCGGCAGCCCCGGAAACCTCGAACAACGCAAGGTCGTTACGCAGCATCATGGCGACGGGTGTGCCGCCGCCAAGGCCGAGCACCTTGAATCCGGCCGCTGCCCGCGCGATGCGGGCGTGCATCTCGGGATAGCTGATCGCGCGGTCGCCGCTGATGATCGATGTCACGTTGCTCTCCCCGGCCTTGGCTCAGCGGTCGTCCAGAATATCGCCGAATCCGACCCAGCTCTTGCCGTCGAAGCGGCGCAGCCGCAGTTGCTGGAACGGCAGATAGTCGTCGGCATCGGTCGACACCGTCATGCCCGGCAGCAGCAGCGGCAGCGGCACCTCGTGCAGCGACGCCGCCTGTTTCATGATGTTGTCGCGGCTGAAGTCGTCCTTGCACGCCGTCAGCACCTTCATCAGCAGGCTGGCATAGTGGTAGCCAGCGGCGTAGTTCGAATTGTTGAGGTCGGCGTTCGGCAGATACTGCTTCATGAAGACGAAGTACGCCTTGACGCCGGCATCGTCAGCCCATTGCATGTCCATCGGGTCCTTCAGGTTGCTCGACGAGATCAGGCCGACGGCGTTTTCGAGGCCGGCGGGCTCCAGGAACGAGATTGACGACGCCGAGGTCGGCACGAAGAACAGGTCGGGCTTCCAGTTGATCTCGGCTGCGCCCTTGATCATCTGCGAGGTGAACTTTCCGAGCACGACGCCGAACACCACGTTGGCGCCGGAGGCCTTCAGCGTGGCGAGCTGCGAATTGATGGTCGGCGCGCTGGTCTCGTAGCTTGCTTCCGCCACGATCATGGTCGCTGCCTTGTCGCCGAGCGCGCGCTTGAAGCCGGCGACATAGTCGCGGCCAAAATCGTCGTTCTGCGAGAGAATTGCGATTTTGGCGTCGGGCTTGGTCTGCAGGATATGCTTGGCATAGACCACGCCCTCGGACTGGTAGGCCGCCATGCCCGGCATGGTCCACGGAAAGTGCTTCGGGTCGGCCCATTTGGTAGCGCCGCTCAGGACGAACAGTTGCGGCACCTTCTTGCTGTTGAGATAGCGATGCACGGCGCTATTGGTCGCGGTCCCCAGCGAACCGAACATCATCAGCACTTCATCCTGTTCGACCAGTTTGCGAGTCTGCTCGACCGTCTTGGGCGGCGAGTAGGCGTCATCGAGGCTGATGAACTTGATCTTGCGGCCGTTGATGCCGCCTTCGGCGTTGACCTTCTCGAAATAGGCTTCCTGCGCCCGCCCGATGATGCCGAAGCCCGACACCGGACCGCTATAGGGCAGCGTCTGGCCGATGCGGATTTCGCCCTTGTCCTCGGCGTGTGCTGCGGCACCCGCCAGCAAGGCGAATGCGACCGTCACTATATGCCGTGAGATTTTCATCGTTGCCGTCCCTTTGTCAGATTTTTGTCTAAAGCAGTCACTCGGATTTTAAGCGCGCGCCCGCTTCAGAAATTCGCCGCTGGCGTCGGTAAATTCGGCCTTCAGGCGCTCGACCAGTTCGGAAACCGGCGGCGCGTCCGCGATCTGGCCGATGCCCTGACCCGAGCCCCAGATGTCACGCCACGCCTTGACCTTCATGTTGCCGCCGGAGCCGAAGTTCATCTTCGACTTGTCAGCGACCGGCAGGTTGTCGGGATCGAGGCCCGCGGCCACGATCGAAGGCCCGAGATAATTGCCGTGCACGCCGGTGAACAGGTTGGAATAGACGATGTCGTGTGCGGCGTGTTCGATCAGCGCGGTCTTGTAGGCCTGATCGGCGTTAGCTTCCGCGGTCGCGATGAAGCGGGTTCCGACATAGGCGAGGTCGGCGCCGAGCGCGAGTGCCGAGGCCACGCTCCAGCCGTCGGAGATCGCGCCCGACAGCAGGATGGTGCCCTTGAACCATTGCTTGACCTCACGCACCAGCGCGAACGGCGACAGCGTGCCGGCGTGGCCGCCGGCTCCGGCGCAAACCAGAATGAGTCCGTCGACGCCCTGTTCGGCGGCCTTGCGCGCGTGCTTGACGCTGATGACGTCGTGGAACACCGCGCCACCATATGAATGCGCGGCCTCGACGATTTCCTGCGGCGGGCGCAGCGAGGTGATGATGATCGGAACCTGGTGCTTCACGCAGATCTCCATGTCCTTCATCAGCCGGTCGTTGGAGGCGTGGCAGATCTGGTTGACTGCATAGGGCGCGACCTTCTTCTCCGGGTGCAGCGCCTGGTATTCGCCGAGTTCGTTCTCGATCCGGTTCAGCCATTCGCCGAGCTTCTCGACCGGGCGCGCGTTCAGCGCCGGGAACGAGCCGACGATGCCGGCCTTGCACTGGGCGATCACGAGCTCGGGCCCGGAGACGATGAACAACGGCGATCCGACCACCGGCAGTTCGAGCGTATTCACAAGCGAGGCGGGCAATGGCATGCAGTCTCTCCTGGGAGCGCGGCCCGCGACGATCCGGAACGCGTCGGTCATGTTGATTGACGCAGCGCATTATAACGCTGGACGGCACGGCCTGGGTGTCCAATATTGAACGGAAGACTATCCGGTTATGAACACCACCCGGGGGAGAAGGCGATGGACTGGGACCTCTGCAGGACCTTCGTCGCGGTAGCGGAAACCCGCAGCTTTGCCGCAGCGGCGCGCCAGCTCCGCTCCAGCCATCCGACGGTCGGCCGCAAGGTCACTGAGCTGGAAAACCAGCTCGGCATCCCCTTGTTCGCGCGCTCCAACGACGGGCTGTCGCTGACCTCGCAGGGGCGCAAGTTTCGCGAGCATGTCGAGGCGATGGCGGCCGCCGCGTTGCGCGCCGAGGCCGCGGTGTCGGCGACCGGCGCGCAGGCCCGCGGCGTCGTCAAACTGTCGATCGGGTCGACGCTGGCCTCGCACTGGCTGATGCCGCGGCTCGGACCGTTCCTGCGCGCGCACGACCATATCCAGATCGAAATCATAACCCATCCGTTTCCGGCCAGCGTGCGCCGCCGTGAGGCCGACGTCGTGCTGCGCCCGGTCGACAGCGGTGAGGAGAACCTGATCGGCCGCAGGATCGGCCGCCTCGGCACCGGCTTCTATGCCTCGCGCAGCTATGCGGCGAGGCGGCCGCTCCCCGAACGGCGCGACGAGTGGAAGGGCCACAGCGTCATCGGCTTTGCCGACCGGGCTTCGAACGAGAGGCTGGCACGCTGGAGCGATTTCATCACGCGGCAGGGATCGGTGGTGCTGCGCTGTTCGTCGCAGGGCGACATGCTGGCCGCCGCGCGGGCCGGCCTCGGGATTTCAGCGCTGTCCTGCTTCGTCGCCGCCGCCGATCCCGATCTGGTGCGCGTCGCGCCGCAAAAGCTCGTCAACGTGGCGGACCTCTGGCTCCTGGCCCATCCGGACCTCGTCGATCTCCCCGTGGTGCGCGCGGTGATCGACTTCGTCACCGCTTGTGCGCGCGAGGACCGGGTGACTTTGCGGGGGTGATTTTATCGCTAGGCATGTCCTCGCGTTTTTCCAAGACGCGGCAATAGCAGAACGCCGACCGAGCCTCCGCCACATCAGGGAACAATGATGGCCGGACCGACGGTCATCCGGCTCTGCAGTTCTTCGTGAGCCCGACGTATGTCGCGCAAGGTATAGCTCCGGCTCACTTCGGCACGCACTTTGCCGGACTTTATTGCGTCAAAGAACGCTGCTGCCGACGCCTCGTAGTCCGATGGCTTCGCGATCCAAGTCCGCAAAGTCGGCCGCGCAACTATAATTGACTTTGCGTGAAGGGCCTGCAGATCGAACATTCCGACATTGCCGGACGCGGTGCCGTAGCTGATCACCATTCCCATCGGACGTACGCAGTCCAGGGACTGGAGAAAGGCTGCCTTGCCGACGCCGTCATAGACGACCTCGACGCCCGCTCCATCGGTCAATTCCATGACGCGGCTGACAAAATCTTCACGGGTGTAGACGATCACCTCACTGCAGCCGTGTTCCTTTGCGACACTGATTTTGGCGTCGGCACCCACAGTTCCTATAACCCGCGCACCCAGAGCGCTCGCCCACTGCCCCAAGATCAATCCCATGCCGCCGGCTGCGGCGTGCACGAGGATGGTGTCGCCGGCCTTTACCCTATAGAGCCGACGCACGAGATATTCGGCCGTGAGCCCACGCAGCAGTGTGGCGGCAGCGACCTTGTCGGATATGCCCGCCGGTAAATGCAGCAATCGCGCAGCCGGAACGGTGCGCCGTTCCGCATAGGCGCCAGAATAAATATAGGCAACCATATCCCCGGGCTTGAAGTTAGCGACGCCCGGACCGACCGTTTCGACAACGCCGGCACCCTGCCCGCCTAGCACGATCGGCATTGGTTGAGACTCGTGCGGCCCCGCCTCGCCTTCGCGTTGATAAATATCCGAAAAATTCAACCCTATCGCTGTTTGCCGCATCAACACTTCCCCGGGGCCGGGTTCATGCAGATCGACTTCTTCATATTGTAACACTTCTGGGCCGCCGTGGCGGTGAATGCGAACGACTGCAGTCTTCATGGTCAGTTACTTTCAGTGCTGGCGAGGTTTGCGATCACATCGTTCACTCCGGGTTCAGGAGGAACGGGTGCGGTGTAGGTCGATTTCTGGATCGGCCCACGGAGCGTCCATTTCGTTCGCGCCTCGCTAGGCGCGCATTGCCGATTCCACCTCAAGCGGCGGAGCGGGCTGTTGATAGGGTCTCAATAAGAATTCGGGCGAATTCTTCCGGCCTCTCCAACGAAACAATGTGTCTGGCGTCCTTGAGGACAATCATCTTCGCATGCTTAATCTGAGCCCGGTTCGCTTCGCGTTCGGCCGGGCGCGACCAATCATGATAGCCATAGACCAGGGTCACCGGGACATCGATCCGAGCGTAATACGATCTCGCCGCGACGTAGCTCGCAAGGCCTTTATAGACAGCACGCGCAACGTTTGAGTAGCCCGGCCGTTTCCCGCCTTTCACCAACTCGTCGATGAAGTCCGGCGGCAAGCTCCGCGGATCGTGGAAACCGCCCTTCAAGATACCAGCGAGACTGGCCCGGCTTTCCATGGTGGCGAAAATCGGCCCGATGAGGGGTGCGCGAACGTTTTTGATAATGAAGGACGCAAGTAAGTTCGCCCGCTCGACACCTGGAAAATAGTCATAAGGATTGAACGCGACGACCTGTTTCACACGATCCCCAAGCACCGCTGCCGTCGTCAATGCCAATGTGGCGCCCATCGACTCGCCGGCCAGAGTGACGTCGCGCAAGTCGAGCCGTTCGATGAAATTAACGACATGCTCTCGCATCGCCGGTTCCCGATAGTCGGCGCCCGGAACGATTTCCGACCAGCCAAATCCCGGATAGTCGAACGCGTATACGGTGAAGTGATCGGTGAGCTTTGGGATCACCCGTTGAAACAAGTCTAGCTGGGTACGGATTGAATGCAGCAGGACCAGCGCCGGGCCTTGGCCGGCCCGCAAATAGCGGACCTTTGGACCGCCGGGGGTTAACGACAGAAACTCCGGTTTCTGATCAGGCCACCAGCGGAGCGTATAGTCGAACGCATTTTGACTAACCATGATCTTCCTCGTTCATTATGTCTGAAAGTTTGGTTGAAGGTGCTGCATCATCGTGATCGGTCACGATGCCTTCGCCTCGAGCACTTCGGCGAATGTGCGGGCAAAGCTATGGGTGTCGCCGGGCCAACGCGCCGAAACGTAATTCTCATCCCGCACCACCCAGGCGGGGCGATCATTCGTCACCGTGTCGCGCGCCGTGCCGCTCGTCTTGCGCTTGAACTCGGGGTTGCTCTCGGGAACGTCGATGAAATCCGCAGAGCTGGCGAGTGCGCGCGTGACCTCCTGCTGCACGGACATGTATCCCGCGGGTTGCCCCGTCGCCTCCGTGTAGGTGCGATAATAGTTGCGGTCCCAGAAACGCCCGACATGAGCGAGAGCACTGCCCTTGCGCTCCAGCGCCCAAGGCAGCGCCGTGGTTTTTCTTCCGTACAGCACGGACCGGCCATCGACCCGCTTGCTGCGGGCGGCCAGCAGCACGCCATGACAGATCGCGGCCACCGGCTTGTCGTCCGCGAAGAACTCGGCGGTGATCCGCTGAAGAACAGTGCTTTCGAGATATTCACGCATGCCACGCGCCCGATGCCCACCGCCGAGCAGCAGAGCGTCGAAGTCCTTTGATTCGATCCGGTCCCAGCGCATCGGGCTCTTGAAGGCTGGATCGCGCAGCATCTCGGTATAGGCATTCCGGGCGTCGGCATTGGCGCTCAGCAGGAGGCCCAGGACACGGATATTGCGGAGCACCGGGATGCCGCTCCAGGGGTCTAGTCCGATACCGGAGAGCATGATCGGGTCGCAGGCGCCCGGCTTGCCGTCGGGCGTCGCGAAAACGACCCGATGACCGTGCTGGGTCAGTATTTCCCAGCTCACCGCGACTTCCGTGGGGTCGAAATCGCGGCTGGGGATCGGGAGTAGAACGCAGCTCATGACAAGAGTCCTTTCGATGGGAGACGGTTGGCCACCCGTGGCTCGATATCGAGCGCTCGCGCTACAAGACACGGCACGACGTCGACCTCGCGGCGCTGCGCCATCTCCCGGCGACGTTGCATGCCGTTGCGCGCGCCATCTTTTGCTCGTGTTGTCCAATTCAAGAACGTTCTTCGGCTAATCCATTCAGACGCGGCGCACCGACGGCCCCTGCGGAATCAGATACAGGCCTTATCCCGTAGGCTGCGACATAGAGCGCCGGCAAAAAGATCAATGTCAGCATGGTGCCAACCAGGATGCCGCCGATCATGGCGTAGGCCATCGGTCCCCAGAAGATCTCCCGGGCTATCGGAACCATACCGAGACTGGCCGCCGCGGCCGTGAGAAGAATCGGCCGGACACGGTGACACGTCGCTTCGACGACCGCGTCCCAAGGCGCCCGGCCCTCATGGATATATTCGTCGATCTGGGTCACGAGGATCACGGAATTACGAATGATGATACCGATGAGCGCCAAAACGCCGAGCAGCGCGACGAAGCCGAGCGGTGCGCCGAATGAGAGCAACGCCGCGACCACGCCAATGATGCCGAGCGGCGCAACACTGACGACCAGTGCGAGCTTGCTGAAGCTCTGCAATTGAGCCATCAAAAGAAATGCCATGACGAGAAGCATGACCGGCACTACGTCAGCTATGGGTCCCTGAGACTTGGCGCTTTCTTCGACCGCTCCCCCGGTCGCGAGGCTGAACCCTGCGGGAAGAGCCGCGGCGAAAGCGCTGATTGACGGCTGCAGTTGATCGACAATGGTGGCCGGTTGCGTATCGTCGATGATGTTTGCGCGGACGGTGATCGTCGGCAGCCGATCACGGCGCCAGACGATCGGTTGCTCGATATCATAAGCAATGCGCGCGAAAGCGAGCAAAGGTACAATTCGGCCATTGGCGAGACCGACCTGCAGCGTCTGAAGGGTATCGAGCGAATGGCGGTCGGCGGACTGAGCACGGCCGATGATGTTGACGAGATAGATTGAGTCGCGCACCTGAGTAATGATCGAGCCGCCCACGACACCGTTGAGGAAGTTGGCAATATCCTGCGACGTGATGCCGAGCGCTCGTGCCTTATCTTGCAGGATTTCGACGCGCAGAACTTCACCCGGCTCGTTCCAGTCGAATGTCGGAACGTCGACGTGCGGATTGCTGGCTACGACGCTGCCTAGGCTCAAAGCCCGCTGGCGGACGGACTGCAGATCCGGTCCGCTGAGTCGATACTGGATCGGACGCCCGACCGGTGGACCAAGGTCCAACGTGTGGACGAAAACGTCGATGCCGACGAAGCGGTCGCGAGCGAATTGCTTTAGCCTCGGGATGATGCGGTTGCGCGCTTCGAGCGATCTCGCCTTGATGACGAACTGGCCAAAGAACGCGTTATCGAGCTGCTGATCGAGCGGAAGATAGAAGCGGATCGCGCCTTGCCCGACATAGGAGCTCCATTGCGCAACATCAGGATCGTTTTTCAGTCGTTCCTCGAACCGGATCATCTGGCGGTTCGTCTCATCGATCGAGCTGGTCTGGGGTAGTGTCATGTCAACCAGGATTTCGGGCCGATCGGAGGATGGAAAGAACTGTTGTTGCACGTAGCGCGCACCGACAACCGCAAGACCGAGCGCAACCAGTGTTGTGCCGATCGTGATCCAGCGCCAGCCCATGGCGGCGACGAGCATGGTCCGGAACAGCCCCATCAGACGCCGTGGTCGCGCGTCATGCTGCCGCAAGGTTGACGGCAGCATGACAACCCCGATGAGCGGCGCGAACAGAACCGCCACGATCCACGAGATGAGGAGTGCGATCGCAATGACGACGAAAAGGCTGAAGGTATATTCGCCGGCCGCACTGGCATTGAATCCGATCGGCAGAAAGCCGGCGATCGTGACCAGCGTACCTGTCAGCATCGGGAAAGCGGTGGACGTGTAGGCAAACGTCGCTGCGGCGGCCTTCGATTCTCCCGCTTCCAGCCGGGCCACCATCATTTCGACGGTGATCATGGCGTCGTCGACAAGCAAACCCAGTGCAATGATGAGCGCGCCGAGCGAGATGCGCTGCAGCGATATCCCCCATACGTAGAGAATGACAAACGTTACGGCCAGAACGAGAGGGATCGAAATTGCAACCACGAGGCCGGCCCGCATGCCCAGACTCAAGATGCTGACCAGAAGGACGATTGCGATCGCCTCGAGGAACGCTTCGGTAAAGCCGCCAACAGCCTTTGCGACGACACCAGGCTGGTCGGAAACGAGATGCATGCCGACGCCGATTGGCAGCATCGCTTCGATCTCTCGCATCTTCGTTTTTAGCGCATCGCCGAACTTGAGGAGGTTACCGCCCTTTCGCATCGCTATCGCAAGGCCTATCGCCGGCTGGCCGTTGAAGCGGAACGCGGGCTGCGACGGGTCAACGTAGCCTCGGCGGATATCGGCAACGTCTGACAGCCTGAAGAACTGGTCGTTGATGCGAAGGTTGATCGCCTTCAGGCTCTCCTGTGAAACGAATTGGCCGTCTATTCGTACGGACACCTGTTCTGCGCCCGCTTGGATGACCCCCGAAGGAGAGACCGCATTCTGCGCCCGCAAAGTCCTTATGAGAGAAACGATATCGATTTTGAGCCCAGCGAGCTTGCGCGCCGAGATATCGAGATAGATCGCCTCATCCTGAGTTCCGATGATCTCGGTCTTGCCAATGTCGTTGACATGCAGCACGGCGGTGCGCACTCCTTCGACGTAGTCGCGCAGCTGCCGTTCCGACAGGCCGTCCGAAGTGAAGGCATAGACGTTTCCGAAGACGTCGCCGAATTGGTCGTTGAAACCGATACTTTGCAGGGTATCCGGAAAAGTGCCCCGGATGTCGTTGATGTGCTTGCGTACTTGATAAAACAGGTCGGGTAGCTTCTTCGGGTCGGTCGTGTCCCTGAACTGCACGAATACCGTCGCCTTGCCCGGAACGGTGTAGCTGCGCGTGTAGTCCAGCGAATCGATCTGCTGGATTTCCTTTTCAAGGCGGTCGGTGACCTGATCGAGGGTGTCGTCGATGCTTGCGCCCGGCCATACGGCGACGACCACCATGGTCTTGACCGCAAAGGATGGATCTTCCTCGCGACCGAGTTTGCGATAGGCCAACGCGCCCGCAATGACGGAAGCGATCATTAGAAATAAGACAAAAGCGCGGTGACCAAGCGCCCACTCCGACAGATTGAAGCGGGTCATAGCGATGCTCCCCGATTCGGCCGGGCGGCCTCGCCGGCGACTGCTTCGCCGGAGTGGAGGCTGTGCACGCCTACGATGACCACTTTGTCGCCGGCCTCGAGTCCGGAGCTAACTGTAGCCATTTCGTCTTGACTGCTCGCGACGCGGACGGTTCGTGATGCGACGCTGCGACCGTCCGCAGAAAGCACCCATACGTATTGCTCGACGCCACGACGTAGCACTGCGGCGGCTGGCACGAGAATTTTCGGAGGTGTTGCGTGGTCCGCTGTCACGGTTATCGTGGAGCCCAACCGAAAAGCGGGGTCCGGGTTGACGAGGGTCAAGAGAACACGATGCGAACGAGTTTGCGGGTCGGCGAGCGGATCGAGCTCGCGCACGCGGGCCTTCGCTGTAATCTCCGGTGATGCCTCGAGCCGTACGTTGCACACCATTCCGGGCATGACGTGGCCTATCAGCTCGTCGGGGATATCAACGGCAGCCTCGCGTGTGTCCTCGCGGGCGATCGTCACCACCGCCTGGCCATCCTCGACGAACTGCCCGACCTCGGCCGACCACGCGGTAACGACGCCGTCGAAATTGGCATGCAGCTCCGTATAGCCAATTTGCTCTTGCGCGATGCGTATTGCGGCTCTGGCTTGGTCAAGCCGTGCTTTCGCAGTGTCTCGGGCGGCGATAGCGCTATCCAGCGCAGCTCGGCTGGAGCTGCCGCTGGCGCTGAGGGTGGTCTGCCGTTCTGTATTGCCTTCTGCATTCGTGAGCTGCGCATCGGCATCAGCCACATTGGCCTTGGCGCGTGCGAGTGCGAACTGCGGAATGGTCGGGTCAAGCGCCGCGAGCCGCTGTCCGTTTTTGACGATATCCCCAACATAGACGTCACGCGCGACGATGCGGCCCGAGGCCCGGAAGCCCAGCTGGGTGCGATAGCGAGGTTCGACCGTGCCGGTGAACGGCCCGAAGGTTTCGGTCGCGATCGGCGCAACAGTGATCGTCAGGACCGGACGCGGTGGCATTGGCGGTGTTTTCTCATCACTGCAGGCGGCCAGACCGATAGCAGCCGAGAGGAACAAGCCGAGGCGCAGGGACGTCATGGGGCCTGCTCTTCGGCACCGAGAAGGACGACCTGCCCGGGACGCAGAAACTGGATGCCGGCGGTCACGACGGAGTCACCGGACGCGACACCCTCCGACAGAACGAGCTGTTCGCCGGCGTAACGATCGATCTTGATGACCCTTGGACTGACGGTCCGGGATTTCGAATCGAACAGCCAGACAGCCGGCTCGCCGTCCCAGCGGAACAACGCGCTGCGCGGGATCACGATCGCCGGACGCGGCCTAAATGCGCCGATACCGACGACGATCGCGCCGAGCGACATTTGCGGCGGAACGCTGTCCAGTCCAACCTTCAGTTTTACCGTTCCCGACGAGGGGTCGATCGTGGGCGAGATTTCGCGCACGGTTCCGGTCACCACGACGCTCGGATCGGCCTGGAGAAATACCTGCACGTTCGGGCTTGGTGGATCGGTCAGCAGGGCTTCGAAAACGTCGAATACGGCATCGCGCGGCCCGCCTTGAGCGATCGTGAAGACTGTCTGGCCGGCTTGAACAACCTGGCCGGTCTCGGCGTTGCGCGCCGTAATAATTCCGGCTACGCCGGCCGTGAGTTCGGCGTAGCCGAGTTGCTCCTCGGCGATACCAACGGCAGCCTTGGCCGATTCGACTGCGGCCTGCTGCGTTCGTAATCCTTGCTGCGCTTCGTCATATGTTTGGCGAGTAGTAAAGCCGGTCTTCAAGAGTTCCGTTT is part of the Bradyrhizobium canariense genome and encodes:
- a CDS encoding ABC transporter substrate-binding protein, which translates into the protein MKISRHIVTVAFALLAGAAAHAEDKGEIRIGQTLPYSGPVSGFGIIGRAQEAYFEKVNAEGGINGRKIKFISLDDAYSPPKTVEQTRKLVEQDEVLMMFGSLGTATNSAVHRYLNSKKVPQLFVLSGATKWADPKHFPWTMPGMAAYQSEGVVYAKHILQTKPDAKIAILSQNDDFGRDYVAGFKRALGDKAATMIVAEASYETSAPTINSQLATLKASGANVVFGVVLGKFTSQMIKGAAEINWKPDLFFVPTSASSISFLEPAGLENAVGLISSSNLKDPMDMQWADDAGVKAYFVFMKQYLPNADLNNSNYAAGYHYASLLMKVLTACKDDFSRDNIMKQAASLHEVPLPLLLPGMTVSTDADDYLPFQQLRLRRFDGKSWVGFGDILDDR
- a CDS encoding NAD(P)H-dependent flavin oxidoreductase — encoded protein: MPLPASLVNTLELPVVGSPLFIVSGPELVIAQCKAGIVGSFPALNARPVEKLGEWLNRIENELGEYQALHPEKKVAPYAVNQICHASNDRLMKDMEICVKHQVPIIITSLRPPQEIVEAAHSYGGAVFHDVISVKHARKAAEQGVDGLILVCAGAGGHAGTLSPFALVREVKQWFKGTILLSGAISDGWSVASALALGADLAYVGTRFIATAEANADQAYKTALIEHAAHDIVYSNLFTGVHGNYLGPSIVAAGLDPDNLPVADKSKMNFGSGGNMKVKAWRDIWGSGQGIGQIADAPPVSELVERLKAEFTDASGEFLKRARA
- a CDS encoding LysR family transcriptional regulator, whose translation is MDWDLCRTFVAVAETRSFAAAARQLRSSHPTVGRKVTELENQLGIPLFARSNDGLSLTSQGRKFREHVEAMAAAALRAEAAVSATGAQARGVVKLSIGSTLASHWLMPRLGPFLRAHDHIQIEIITHPFPASVRRREADVVLRPVDSGEENLIGRRIGRLGTGFYASRSYAARRPLPERRDEWKGHSVIGFADRASNERLARWSDFITRQGSVVLRCSSQGDMLAAARAGLGISALSCFVAAADPDLVRVAPQKLVNVADLWLLAHPDLVDLPVVRAVIDFVTACAREDRVTLRG
- a CDS encoding quinone oxidoreductase family protein, whose protein sequence is MKTAVVRIHRHGGPEVLQYEEVDLHEPGPGEVLMRQTAIGLNFSDIYQREGEAGPHESQPMPIVLGGQGAGVVETVGPGVANFKPGDMVAYIYSGAYAERRTVPAARLLHLPAGISDKVAAATLLRGLTAEYLVRRLYRVKAGDTILVHAAAGGMGLILGQWASALGARVIGTVGADAKISVAKEHGCSEVIVYTREDFVSRVMELTDGAGVEVVYDGVGKAAFLQSLDCVRPMGMVISYGTASGNVGMFDLQALHAKSIIVARPTLRTWIAKPSDYEASAAAFFDAIKSGKVRAEVSRSYTLRDIRRAHEELQSRMTVGPAIIVP
- a CDS encoding alpha/beta fold hydrolase, with the protein product MVSQNAFDYTLRWWPDQKPEFLSLTPGGPKVRYLRAGQGPALVLLHSIRTQLDLFQRVIPKLTDHFTVYAFDYPGFGWSEIVPGADYREPAMREHVVNFIERLDLRDVTLAGESMGATLALTTAAVLGDRVKQVVAFNPYDYFPGVERANLLASFIIKNVRAPLIGPIFATMESRASLAGILKGGFHDPRSLPPDFIDELVKGGKRPGYSNVARAVYKGLASYVAARSYYARIDVPVTLVYGYHDWSRPAEREANRAQIKHAKMIVLKDARHIVSLERPEEFARILIETLSTARSAA
- a CDS encoding type 1 glutamine amidotransferase domain-containing protein, giving the protein MSCVLLPIPSRDFDPTEVAVSWEILTQHGHRVVFATPDGKPGACDPIMLSGIGLDPWSGIPVLRNIRVLGLLLSANADARNAYTEMLRDPAFKSPMRWDRIESKDFDALLLGGGHRARGMREYLESTVLQRITAEFFADDKPVAAICHGVLLAARSKRVDGRSVLYGRKTTALPWALERKGSALAHVGRFWDRNYYRTYTEATGQPAGYMSVQQEVTRALASSADFIDVPESNPEFKRKTSGTARDTVTNDRPAWVVRDENYVSARWPGDTHSFARTFAEVLEAKAS
- a CDS encoding efflux RND transporter permease subunit, whose amino-acid sequence is MTRFNLSEWALGHRAFVLFLMIASVIAGALAYRKLGREEDPSFAVKTMVVVAVWPGASIDDTLDQVTDRLEKEIQQIDSLDYTRSYTVPGKATVFVQFRDTTDPKKLPDLFYQVRKHINDIRGTFPDTLQSIGFNDQFGDVFGNVYAFTSDGLSERQLRDYVEGVRTAVLHVNDIGKTEIIGTQDEAIYLDISARKLAGLKIDIVSLIRTLRAQNAVSPSGVIQAGAEQVSVRIDGQFVSQESLKAINLRINDQFFRLSDVADIRRGYVDPSQPAFRFNGQPAIGLAIAMRKGGNLLKFGDALKTKMREIEAMLPIGVGMHLVSDQPGVVAKAVGGFTEAFLEAIAIVLLVSILSLGMRAGLVVAISIPLVLAVTFVILYVWGISLQRISLGALIIALGLLVDDAMITVEMMVARLEAGESKAAAATFAYTSTAFPMLTGTLVTIAGFLPIGFNASAAGEYTFSLFVVIAIALLISWIVAVLFAPLIGVVMLPSTLRQHDARPRRLMGLFRTMLVAAMGWRWITIGTTLVALGLAVVGARYVQQQFFPSSDRPEILVDMTLPQTSSIDETNRQMIRFEERLKNDPDVAQWSSYVGQGAIRFYLPLDQQLDNAFFGQFVIKARSLEARNRIIPRLKQFARDRFVGIDVFVHTLDLGPPVGRPIQYRLSGPDLQSVRQRALSLGSVVASNPHVDVPTFDWNEPGEVLRVEILQDKARALGITSQDIANFLNGVVGGSIITQVRDSIYLVNIIGRAQSADRHSLDTLQTLQVGLANGRIVPLLAFARIAYDIEQPIVWRRDRLPTITVRANIIDDTQPATIVDQLQPSISAFAAALPAGFSLATGGAVEESAKSQGPIADVVPVMLLVMAFLLMAQLQSFSKLALVVSVAPLGIIGVVAALLSFGAPLGFVALLGVLALIGIIIRNSVILVTQIDEYIHEGRAPWDAVVEATCHRVRPILLTAAAASLGMVPIAREIFWGPMAYAMIGGILVGTMLTLIFLPALYVAAYGIRPVSDSAGAVGAPRLNGLAEERS
- a CDS encoding efflux RND transporter periplasmic adaptor subunit encodes the protein MTSLRLGLFLSAAIGLAACSDEKTPPMPPRPVLTITVAPIATETFGPFTGTVEPRYRTQLGFRASGRIVARDVYVGDIVKNGQRLAALDPTIPQFALARAKANVADADAQLTNAEGNTERQTTLSASGSSSRAALDSAIAARDTAKARLDQARAAIRIAQEQIGYTELHANFDGVVTAWSAEVGQFVEDGQAVVTIAREDTREAAVDIPDELIGHVMPGMVCNVRLEASPEITAKARVRELDPLADPQTRSHRVLLTLVNPDPAFRLGSTITVTADHATPPKILVPAAAVLRRGVEQYVWVLSADGRSVASRTVRVASSQDEMATVSSGLEAGDKVVIVGVHSLHSGEAVAGEAARPNRGASL